A single Equus quagga isolate Etosha38 chromosome 8, UCLA_HA_Equagga_1.0, whole genome shotgun sequence DNA region contains:
- the LOC124243254 gene encoding LOW QUALITY PROTEIN: anionic trypsin-like (The sequence of the model RefSeq protein was modified relative to this genomic sequence to represent the inferred CDS: substituted 1 base at 1 genomic stop codon) — MNPLLVLAFVGAAVAFPVDDDDKIVGGYTCEENSIPYQVSLNSGYHFCGGSLINAQWVVSAAHCYKSAISSEFSXRGSEYRRIQVRLGEYNIEVVEGNEQFINAAKIIRHPKYNSWTLDNDILLIKLASPAVINARVSSISLPSASAPAGTLCLISGWGNTLSSGSNYPDLLQCLEAPLLSQAECEASYPGEITKNMVCAGFLEGGKDSCQGDSGGPVVCNGQLQGIVSWGYGCAQKNRPGVYTKVSNYVDWIQQTIAANS, encoded by the exons ATGAATCCACTTCTGGTTCTTGCCTTTGTGGGAGCTGCTG TTGCTTTCCCCGTTGACGATGATGACAAGATCGTCGGGGGCTACACCTGTGAGGAGAATTCCATCCCCTACCAGGTGTCCCTGAACTCTGGCTACCACTTCTGTGGTGGCTCCCTCATCAATGCCCAGTGGGTGGTGTCCGCCGCTCACTGCTACAAATC GGCAATTAGCTCAGAATTTTCCTGAAGAGGGTCTGAATATCG CCGCATCCAGGTGAGACTAGGAGAGTACAACATCGAAGTCGTGGAAGGGAACGAGCAGTTCATCAACGCGGCCAAGATCATCCGCCACCCCAAGTACAACAGCTGGACCCTGGACAATGACATCTTGCTGATTAAGCTCGCCTCGCCTGCAGTCATCAATGCCCGGGTGTCCTCCATCTCCCTGCCCAGCGCCAGTGCTCCTGCTGGCACCCTGTGCCTCATCTCTGGCTGGGGCAACACCCTGAGCTCTGGCA GCAACTACCCAGACCTGCTGCAGTGCCTGGAAGCCCCGCTGCTGAGTCAGGCTGAGTGCGAGGCCTCCTACCCCGGGGAGATCACCAAGAACATGGTCTGCGCCGGCTTcctggagggaggcaaggactcCTGCCAG GGTGACTCTGGGGGCCCTGTGGTCTGCAATGGACAGCTCCAGGGCATTGTCTCCTGGGGCTATGGCTGCGCCCAGAAGAACAGGCCTGGAGTCTACACCAAGGTGTCCAACTACGTGGACTGGATTCAGCAGACCATCGCTGCCAACAGCTAA